The following nucleotide sequence is from Aedes aegypti strain LVP_AGWG chromosome 3, AaegL5.0 Primary Assembly, whole genome shotgun sequence.
CACTAtttctttgtttatttttgaaacttaaTAAGCCAGttcggtaacgtaaaggttaaagtGAAAGAAATTTAAATGTCAGTTCAATTTTAATTAGAGATCATAATTATACAACATATGAGGTATATttcaaaatggtaaaaaaaaaaaacataaaaatctcaaaaaaaaaaataagtagttttggccgctcctttatatgCAGCCCGACCATTGTACATTGGTCCGACAATCTAAGATCAACGGAATGGGGTCGCATCTCAAACTCCCAACAACGAACAAGTCAGCAGGGCCACCGGTGGTCATACGGATAATGGACACAAACCCGatggaaaaattgattttcacgAAGAAGGTAGTAAAACGTTTGTTTTTATGAGTTTTTTGTTTGCTTTTTTATCCTATACAAAGACGACGTCGAGCGGAAATCTCCAACCTGTATTCCAAATTGAAGACCACCCAAGTGTTTAGATAAGCAAACTTCACCCTATCAATATTTCATGTAGTAGTATCATATGTGTATTGATGTATAATGTTGTAATTATGGTAATGCATGGTTATAGCAACTTTGtgcaaggaaaaaaaaatctttttgaaatttACATATTTTGAGGGCAAGAATTCGTTTAAAGTAATGTATTCTCCTCTTACATAATGATTCCAATCACGTAACTATTCCATTTACGTATAATTTTATTCAAGTATTTCCAAGCCACTACGTTAATGGAGGATTCAGTGTGTTGAAGAATGTGTATTGAACAGAACAGTCTTTCAGATGATGTCTGCATTGCTACGAAAATGGAGAGACAGTGGCACACATAAGTGCATGAGTTAAAACGGCAATGAATCAGAAAAATCAGTTCGATCTTGGTAATCGACAATTCAGCTGCTGAAATGAGAAAATGAAGCAGATTATTGGACGCGAACAGAGTTAGTTAGATTCACCACCATGATTAGATCGTAGAGACACTTGGAAGTCGAAGGTCATCTTCCACTCAGAACTGCAGGAACGACTTGGATATCTCACCAACCAGCATCGTAATAACAATTTTTGGAGATCTTTCGTCTTCGTGAATCATATCCATCAAGGTAGGTTAAGTCCACCACCGTCAGTTTATTATAGATCTACTTCTGCGTAATCCATAGAGAATCACCAATTTCAATCGTCAGTGCACCTACCAACCCGAAGCCGTCCTTCCCTTCAAATCACAGGATTGACCTCGGAACTGCACTGGCCTGCATCGTAGCAAAAACTCAAATGGGATCAAGAGGTATTCTTTCGAAGAATACCATCCTGTCGTAATATAATTGACGCAATGCTAAAACCTCATTAAAAGTAATCCAACCAATCATCACACCTTGGAAACAGCTGTTCCTCACAATTCTTGGCAGCTGACTCATCAAACTTTCATTCgaagtaattgaaaaataaaaattcgatctCCAGATCACCGCATTTTACGATCGATGACACCCTCGCGCCTCTCAAATGCCATTCAAtttcgttgcaatttttcaATTAGTGCAAACTGCATTTTCGTCATACCATCAGAGTGCTACTTAAGCCGGAGCTCGCGACCCGTCGAAAATATCCACCAATTGAACGGCGAACCGTTTGGGACGAGCAGCGCACGTAGACGGACTTTATTGGCATTGGATTCACCATTAGACTTCGACACATCACTCAACCTTCAAAACGATACGGCTGCAGTCAACTGAGAGTGTGGATGCGTTGAACGAGGATAGCATCTGGACCGGAAAATGTCACTTTgggtgtcgtcgtcgtcgtcgttttcgTCAGCTCTGTGGCAGACCTTAGCGTTGACGGTGCTATTGATGCACTTGGGATGCATCGCTGCCGGAACTGGTgcggaaaattgattttttttaataccttGGTTAATGGTGAAAGGGatcaatttcagatttttaaatAGATTTCCACGCCTTGTACAGACGTGTTATAATTCTAACTATTTTCACAGCTAAACCTGTGCGACATCCTGAGGGACTTCCGGAGATAAAATCAGCTAAGGAGTTGCAGTCACTGATGTCCGGCGTAAACTATCTGTTGCATAACGCCAATCAGGATTTCAACTCCATAAAAAATTCCACCACTTCTCTGCGGAAGAATTTCAACGAATATTCCAATAAAACTGCCCGCCATGCATGGCCGTCAGCCCGAAAGCAACACATCGAAGAAGGAGATTTGCGTGAAGAAGCTGAACGATTACAGACCAGAATGCAAAAGTTCAGAAAACAGATGCAAACATTCAAACCAATTGTTCAAAAGCTGCGGGATCCAGCGGTAAGAAGTTTTGCTCGGGATGTGCCCACCAAGAAACAGATGGACCAAAATATCAAACTGTACGAAATAATGATGCACCTGATCAGCACCTTCATCGAGTGTCCGATGCACATTCTGGAAGTTCTGAACTCATCGGAGGATGGTGGGAACGGCTCGTCGATTCCTTACGATGGTGAGCCGCCAGAGGAAACTATGTACCCGGAATATTACTGAGGGCAACGAGTGTAAGAATTAGTATAACTATTGTTCATTGCGTTCGTTTTTACACACACAAAATCTTAGTTAACTCTAGTTGTTCTGTGACGAAACACTGTTGTGAAGAGATAATAAAGTCAAACATATCATGCGCATCGTACTTCCGCGCTGTGCGTATataaattctctctgctcttgaaaGCTTTTCTAAAACTATCTACAGCAATAGAACAGTGCTTCTCAGTGCAACAAGAATAGTACTttccagtactatttttctactattgatcctttTACAatcccgtgccttcgattttccgTTGGAACCTTTAGTGAAAGCTAgcagtggtaatccttcttggacaccgtcttgaaaaaaaaaatccgaacaccaaa
It contains:
- the LOC110679080 gene encoding uncharacterized protein LOC110679080 — its product is MSLWVSSSSSFSSALWQTLALTVLLMHLGCIAAGTAKPVRHPEGLPEIKSAKELQSLMSGVNYLLHNANQDFNSIKNSTTSLRKNFNEYSNKTARHAWPSARKQHIEEGDLREEAERLQTRMQKFRKQMQTFKPIVQKLRDPAVRSFARDVPTKKQMDQNIKLYEIMMHLISTFIECPMHILEVLNSSEDGGNGSSIPYDGEPPEETMYPEYY